GGTATTTGACTTTTATGCAAATCTTGTGCAGATTGATCATCCAAACGTGATTAAAGATGAAAGCAATCCAGATTTGAAACGTTATATTCGCGTGGAAAATGATCCAGCCATTGGTTGGTCAGTTGTCGGTTCTGGAACCAAGCATAAATATCTACTCTATGTGAACAACAAGTTCCCTTATATTCATCAAAATTTTGTCACTCTAAATTTAGGAAATTCTTACCCTACTTATGCCAATATTCCTGTGTTGCAAGTCATCACGCAAGGTCAAGGTCAAACAAAGGCTTCTGAGGTTCAATTCCCAACAGGGAAGAAAACATCTTCTGTCGATATTTACTCACGAACCTATAAATCACCAAGTCAAGCAGACTCTCGCGAGGTTGCTAACTATGGAAAAGACGACCCTTACACAGCGACAGAAAGCAATTATCAATATCCATCAATGATTGTCAGCTCTGCTATTGCCGGCTTGATTGGTCTACTTTTCTCTTATATTGTAGCAATTCCACTCGGTTCTTATATGGCTCGCTTCAAAAACACATGGTTTGATAGCATCTCAACGGCTTCATTGACCTTCTTACTAGCTCTGCCAACCATTGCTTTGGTATATATTGTTCGTTTGCTTGGGTCAAAATTGGGTATGCCAGACTCCTTCCCTATTTTGGGAGCAGGAAATTGGAAATCTTATGTCTTGCCGTCGGTCATCTTAGGGCTTTTGTATATTCCTGGTACAGCTATCTGGATTCGTCGTTATATGATTGACTTGCAATCTCAAGATTTTGTCCGTTTTGCACGAGCAAAAGGCTTGTCTGAACAAGAAATTTCTAATAAACATATTTTCAAAAATGCGATGGTTCCTGTGGTCAATGGAATTCCAGGGGCAATTATCGGAGTTATCGGTGGAGCGACTTTGACTGAGACAGTCTTTGCTTATCCTGGTATGGGTAAAATGTTGATTGACTCTGTTAAGGCAGCCAACAATTCCATGGTTGTTGGTCTAGTCTTTATCTTTACATCAGTGGCTATTTTCTCCTTGTTACTAGGTGATTTGCTCATGGTTGTGATTGATCCACGTATTAAATTAACATCTAAAGGAGGTAAATAATGGCTACGATTGATAAAAGTAAGTTTGCATTCGTCAAACGAGATGATTTTGCCTCTGAAACCATTGATGCGCCAGCCTATTCCTATTGGAAATCGGTGATGCGCCAGTTTATGAAGAAAAAATCAACAATCCTAATGCTAGGGATTTTGATTGCCATTGTTGTCATTAGTTTTGTATATCCTATTTTTTCTGATTTTGATTATAACGATGTCAGCAAGGTAAATGACTTCAGTGCTCGTTACATCAAGCCTAATGCAGAGCATTGGTTTGG
The window above is part of the Streptococcus himalayensis genome. Proteins encoded here:
- a CDS encoding ABC transporter permease gives rise to the protein MKKYIFMRTLRSIVSIFLVTALTYIIIYTLVPRKLIFKQDPNYNKIATTDDKRDNYENTIYERMGYIDYYDTKELQEKASKDYPSVTVDATDENKKMYEDYIKKIGKGWKLGQFKESKQFYATREVPPLERVFDFYANLVQIDHPNVIKDESNPDLKRYIRVENDPAIGWSVVGSGTKHKYLLYVNNKFPYIHQNFVTLNLGNSYPTYANIPVLQVITQGQGQTKASEVQFPTGKKTSSVDIYSRTYKSPSQADSREVANYGKDDPYTATESNYQYPSMIVSSAIAGLIGLLFSYIVAIPLGSYMARFKNTWFDSISTASLTFLLALPTIALVYIVRLLGSKLGMPDSFPILGAGNWKSYVLPSVILGLLYIPGTAIWIRRYMIDLQSQDFVRFARAKGLSEQEISNKHIFKNAMVPVVNGIPGAIIGVIGGATLTETVFAYPGMGKMLIDSVKAANNSMVVGLVFIFTSVAIFSLLLGDLLMVVIDPRIKLTSKGGK